In one window of Denticeps clupeoides chromosome 2, fDenClu1.1, whole genome shotgun sequence DNA:
- the scn3b gene encoding sodium channel regulatory subunit beta-3 isoform X3: protein MRKPSSVPMCLFFLMLTVHQGQSVCVNVSSDTEAVLGMSMKLTCIFCLMREEMSAETRVDWYYSQSVKDRMLIYLFDREPHETDGPFKGRLQWNGSKDLQDVSISIVNVTMNDTGQYECVVFRKFFFDTYTHSVILNKTINLVVRKEASEDTTALYSEIMMYVLLVFLTFWLLVEMIYCYRKISKSDEQSQDNATDYLAIPSENKENPGPPVME, encoded by the exons tCCACCAGGGCCAGtcggtgtgtgtgaatgtgtcatCTGATACAGAAGCGGTGCTCGGCATGTCCATGAAACTCACATGCATCTTCTGCTTAATGAGAGAGGAGATGAGTGCAGAGACCAGGGTGGACTGGTACTACTCCCAGTCTGTGAAGGATCGCATGCTG ATCTATCTTTTTGACAGAGAGCCCCATGAGACGGATGGGCCCTTTAAAGGACGCCTGCAGTGGAATGGCAGTAAGGACTTGCAGGATGTCTCCATCAGCATTGTCAACGTCACCATGAACGATACAGGCCAATATGAGTGTGTTGTGTTCCGCAAATTCTTTtttgacacatacacacacagcgtcATTCTCAACAAGACAATTAACCTGGTGGTGAGAAAGGAAG ccAGCGAAGACACCACAGCGCTATACTCGGAGATCATGATGTATGTCCTGCTGGTGTTCCTTACCTTTTGGCTACTGGTGGAAATGATCTACTGTTATCGGAAGATCTCAAAATCAGACGAACAATCCCAAGATAATGC GACAGACTACCTAGCCATTCcctctgaaaataaagaaaacccggGTCCTCCAGTTATGGAATAA